Proteins from a single region of Sporosarcina sp. P33:
- the polA gene encoding DNA polymerase I, whose translation MTKKKVLLLDGNSLAYRAFFALPLLTNEKGIHTNAVYGFTMMLEMILEKEKPTHMLVAWDAGKTTFRHSTYTEYKGGRQKTPPELSEQFPYIRKLIEAFGIEQYELDRYEADDIIGTLSKECSEAKAEVVVISGDKDLTQLSNEHTTVCITRKGITDLEIYTPAHIEEKYGIAPLQIIDMKGLMGDASDNIPGVPGIGEKTALKLLKEYGSVENVYESIDQITAKKMKENLVNNKEQAFMSKELATIEVDAPITVSLQELDYAGRNEEEVIQLYKELQFKSLLEKMDAPVEVEPLEEIGVHHVEEITSDMLTDTMALHVEIDGENYLSGDVLGIGLSNDEQTYFISTELAASSGVFKKWIEDHGTRKYVSDSKSAYAAIARLGLELAGIDFDLMLAAYIVNPSFSTNEVSEIARSFGYHGVENDETVYGKGAKRSLPAAEQLANHTARKAHAVWELYPVITKQLEDNEQRDLFHDLELPLAKILGKMEVTGVRTDVDVLRSIGEELSERLAVIEKTIYEMAGEKFNINSPKQLGVILFEKIGLTPIKKTKTGYSTAADVLEKLESEHEIIQHILLYRQLGKLNSTYIEGLTKEIHEDGKIHTRFQQALTQTGRLSSINPNLQNIPIRLEEGRKIRAAFIPSEKDWIMFAADYSQIELRVLAHISQDEKLIEAFRQGADIHTKTAMDVFGVKEDEVDGNMRRAAKAVNFGIVYGISDYGLSQSLNITRKEAGEFIDTYLASFPGVKQYMDNSITDAKQKGYVTTLLKRRRYLPDITSSNFNLRGFAERTAMNTPIQGTAADIIKQAMIDMDARLEEENLQARMLLQVHDELIFEAPMEELEKLKEIVPEVMEQTIQLDVPLKVDWNYGKSWYETK comes from the coding sequence TTGACGAAAAAGAAAGTGCTCTTATTGGATGGAAACAGCTTAGCGTACCGTGCGTTTTTCGCGCTGCCTTTATTGACGAATGAAAAAGGGATTCACACAAATGCGGTATATGGTTTTACTATGATGCTTGAAATGATTCTGGAGAAAGAAAAACCGACGCATATGCTGGTAGCCTGGGATGCCGGGAAAACGACGTTCCGCCACAGCACGTACACCGAATACAAAGGGGGCCGCCAAAAGACCCCGCCTGAGCTGTCAGAACAATTCCCATACATCCGTAAGCTGATTGAAGCATTTGGCATTGAACAGTATGAACTCGACCGCTACGAAGCGGATGACATCATCGGAACACTAAGCAAAGAATGCAGTGAAGCCAAAGCGGAAGTTGTCGTTATTTCAGGTGATAAGGATTTAACACAATTATCAAATGAACATACGACCGTATGCATTACGAGAAAAGGAATTACCGATCTCGAAATCTACACGCCTGCACATATCGAAGAAAAGTACGGCATTGCCCCTTTGCAGATTATCGACATGAAAGGTCTGATGGGTGATGCATCCGATAATATTCCAGGTGTGCCGGGAATCGGAGAAAAAACTGCGCTGAAGCTGCTGAAAGAGTACGGTTCTGTAGAAAACGTCTATGAATCGATCGATCAAATTACCGCAAAGAAAATGAAGGAAAACTTAGTGAATAATAAAGAGCAGGCATTTATGAGTAAAGAGCTTGCAACGATTGAAGTGGACGCGCCGATTACCGTATCGCTGCAGGAACTCGATTATGCAGGACGAAATGAAGAGGAAGTCATTCAGTTATACAAAGAGCTGCAATTCAAATCCTTGCTTGAAAAAATGGATGCGCCTGTCGAAGTTGAGCCGCTGGAAGAAATTGGCGTTCACCACGTGGAAGAAATCACTTCGGATATGTTAACAGACACAATGGCGCTGCATGTGGAAATCGATGGAGAAAACTATTTGTCTGGAGACGTTTTAGGCATCGGCCTGTCGAATGACGAGCAGACGTATTTTATTTCGACGGAGCTGGCTGCTTCTTCCGGCGTCTTTAAAAAGTGGATTGAAGATCACGGGACCCGTAAATATGTCTCTGATTCCAAGTCTGCCTATGCGGCAATTGCGCGGCTCGGCCTAGAGCTTGCTGGCATAGACTTTGATTTGATGCTGGCTGCGTACATCGTCAATCCTTCATTCTCGACAAATGAAGTATCTGAGATCGCACGGTCATTCGGCTATCATGGCGTTGAAAATGATGAAACAGTCTACGGCAAAGGAGCTAAACGTTCATTGCCGGCAGCGGAACAACTGGCCAATCATACGGCAAGAAAAGCGCATGCCGTCTGGGAGCTGTATCCGGTCATTACAAAACAATTAGAGGATAATGAGCAGCGGGACTTATTCCATGATCTCGAACTGCCATTGGCAAAGATACTTGGAAAAATGGAAGTGACGGGCGTCAGAACAGATGTGGATGTATTGCGCTCAATTGGTGAAGAGTTATCAGAACGTCTGGCAGTCATTGAGAAAACGATTTATGAAATGGCGGGCGAGAAGTTTAATATTAATTCACCTAAGCAATTGGGTGTTATATTATTTGAAAAAATCGGCCTGACACCGATCAAGAAAACGAAAACAGGTTACTCCACAGCTGCCGATGTGCTCGAGAAGCTTGAAAGTGAACATGAAATTATCCAGCATATTTTATTATATCGGCAGCTCGGAAAATTGAATTCCACATATATCGAAGGTCTGACGAAAGAAATTCATGAAGACGGAAAAATTCATACCCGGTTCCAGCAGGCGCTGACTCAGACAGGAAGATTGAGTTCCATCAATCCCAACTTGCAAAATATCCCGATCCGTTTGGAAGAAGGAAGAAAAATACGCGCGGCGTTCATACCGTCTGAAAAAGACTGGATTATGTTCGCGGCGGATTACTCGCAAATCGAATTGCGTGTGCTTGCGCATATTTCACAGGACGAAAAGTTAATCGAAGCGTTCCGTCAAGGCGCAGATATTCATACGAAAACGGCGATGGATGTATTTGGCGTCAAAGAAGACGAAGTGGACGGGAATATGAGGCGTGCGGCAAAAGCGGTCAACTTTGGAATTGTTTATGGAATCAGCGACTATGGATTATCACAAAGTTTAAATATTACGCGCAAAGAAGCAGGGGAATTCATTGACACGTATTTGGCAAGCTTCCCGGGCGTAAAGCAATATATGGATAACAGTATTACTGATGCAAAACAAAAAGGGTATGTAACGACTCTGCTGAAGCGCCGCCGTTATTTGCCTGATATCACAAGCTCCAATTTCAATTTGCGCGGATTTGCGGAGCGCACTGCCATGAACACACCGATTCAGGGGACAGCTGCAGATATCATTAAACAGGCAATGATTGATATGGATGCACGACTTGAAGAAGAAAATTTGCAGGCCCGTATGCTGCTGCAAGTGCATGATGAGCTGATTTTTGAAGCGCCTATGGAAGAACTGGAGAAGTTAAAAGAAATCGTACCGGAAGTCATGGAGCAGACGATTCAACTGGACGTTCCATTGAAAGTCGATTGGAATTATGGCAAGTCCTGGTACGAAACAAAGTGA
- a CDS encoding replication initiation and membrane attachment family protein: MLYTELQPVDSFEVRLAHPFSTYDRQMLTLFYQPLIGPEAVSLFMTLWSDAESREPQEHNHYYLMNMSSFPLQAIFEARISLEAIGLLRTYKKKIELEKRSFVYELLPPLDAHSFFNDPLLSTFLFSKIGEHPYRQLRNRFLEEPMPMEEYQDISRTFLDVFQPARGDQAMEMTAGMQFQGKTEPPGIPFYQSEFNFELFYSGLSDQMIPKASLRSISREMIAMLAFLYSLSALDMQKVIMLSIDENHQLTEERVRKAALDFYKMNTSTEPPKLQPVFTNAAPAEEPKEHMSRDEELLYYLEHTPPKDMLRKVSGKEPFLVDVQLAERLINLHKFPVGVVNVLLQYVMIRNDGKITNSFVERIASHWANKQVKDAKTALELSRKEHDQYMKWLKEGKKPAPAKRKTTREEKVPEWFSKRDNKKKTYEQPADFNVEEERKKLLKELGIQESEVK; this comes from the coding sequence ATGCTTTATACAGAGTTGCAGCCTGTCGATTCCTTCGAAGTAAGATTAGCGCACCCTTTTTCCACATATGACCGGCAGATGCTTACATTATTCTATCAGCCGCTCATCGGACCTGAGGCGGTCAGTTTATTCATGACGCTCTGGTCAGATGCGGAAAGCAGAGAACCGCAAGAGCACAACCATTATTATCTAATGAATATGTCTTCTTTTCCGCTTCAAGCGATTTTTGAAGCACGGATTTCATTGGAAGCGATCGGATTATTGCGCACCTATAAGAAAAAAATAGAGCTGGAAAAGCGCTCATTTGTCTATGAATTACTGCCGCCGCTTGACGCGCATTCATTTTTCAATGATCCGCTCCTGTCTACATTTTTATTCAGTAAAATAGGCGAGCATCCATACCGCCAGTTGCGGAACCGTTTTCTCGAGGAACCAATGCCAATGGAAGAATATCAGGATATTTCACGTACATTTTTGGATGTATTTCAGCCGGCAAGAGGGGATCAGGCGATGGAAATGACCGCCGGAATGCAGTTTCAAGGGAAAACAGAGCCGCCCGGCATTCCATTTTATCAATCGGAATTTAACTTTGAGTTATTTTACAGCGGTCTTTCAGATCAAATGATTCCGAAAGCTTCGTTGCGGAGTATTTCTCGGGAAATGATTGCTATGCTGGCTTTCCTGTATTCATTAAGCGCGCTGGATATGCAAAAAGTCATTATGCTTTCTATAGATGAGAACCATCAGCTGACCGAAGAAAGAGTTCGGAAGGCAGCATTGGATTTTTACAAAATGAATACTTCGACAGAACCGCCTAAGCTGCAGCCTGTTTTCACTAATGCTGCACCGGCGGAAGAGCCAAAAGAACATATGAGCCGTGATGAAGAACTGCTGTATTATTTAGAACATACACCGCCTAAAGATATGCTGCGGAAAGTCAGCGGCAAAGAGCCTTTCCTTGTAGACGTTCAGCTTGCCGAACGATTGATCAACTTGCATAAATTCCCGGTAGGCGTAGTAAATGTGCTGCTCCAATATGTGATGATCCGCAATGACGGGAAAATCACCAACAGTTTTGTGGAGAGAATTGCTTCTCACTGGGCAAATAAACAAGTAAAAGATGCGAAAACAGCCCTTGAACTTTCGAGAAAAGAGCATGATCAATATATGAAGTGGCTTAAAGAAGGGAAAAAGCCAGCACCTGCAAAACGAAAAACAACCCGTGAGGAAAAAGTTCCTGAATGGTTTTCCAAGCGTGACAATAAAAAGAAAACATATGAACAACCTGCTGATTTCAATGTGGAAGAAGAGCGTAAGAAATTATTGAAAGAGTTGGGGATTCAAGAATCAGAGGTGAAATAA
- a CDS encoding glyceraldehyde-3-phosphate dehydrogenase: protein MTTNIAINGLGRIGRMVFRQIIKEDDVNLVAVNATYPAETIAHLLKYDSTHGIFDGDIQAEENAIIVDGKRVQLVTERDPSKLPWKELGVDIVIESTGVFNSRDKAALHLDSGAKKVILTAPGKDEDVTVVIGVNDDKLDIEKHSVISNASCTTNCLAPVAKVLNDEFGIVNGLMTTVHAYTNDQKNLDNPHKDLRRARSCGESIIPTSTGAAKALSLVLPELEGKIHGLALRIPTPNVSLVDLVVDVEKDVTVEEVNNAFRKAAEGSMNGILRFTTEPLVSIDFNTTTESATLDGLSTIVMGDRKIKVLAWYDNEWGYSARVVELAKKVAAALADKVTS from the coding sequence ATGACTACTAATATTGCAATTAACGGACTCGGACGTATTGGACGTATGGTGTTCCGCCAGATCATTAAGGAAGACGATGTTAATTTAGTTGCTGTAAATGCGACATATCCCGCAGAAACAATAGCACATCTCTTAAAATATGATTCAACACACGGTATTTTCGATGGTGACATTCAGGCAGAAGAAAACGCAATTATTGTAGACGGTAAACGTGTACAACTCGTTACAGAGCGCGACCCTTCAAAACTGCCTTGGAAAGAACTTGGTGTAGATATTGTCATCGAATCAACAGGCGTATTCAATTCACGTGATAAAGCGGCGCTTCATTTAGATTCGGGTGCGAAGAAAGTCATCTTGACTGCACCGGGCAAAGATGAAGATGTGACAGTAGTGATCGGCGTTAACGATGATAAACTGGACATTGAAAAACACAGCGTTATTTCTAATGCAAGCTGTACGACAAACTGTCTGGCACCGGTCGCAAAAGTATTGAATGATGAATTCGGTATTGTGAACGGCCTGATGACGACTGTCCATGCTTATACAAATGACCAGAAGAACCTTGATAATCCGCATAAAGATTTACGCCGCGCGCGTTCTTGCGGAGAATCCATCATTCCTACTTCTACAGGAGCAGCAAAAGCTTTGTCTCTTGTATTGCCTGAATTAGAAGGAAAGATTCATGGTCTGGCATTGCGTATCCCGACACCGAACGTTTCTCTTGTTGACCTGGTAGTGGACGTGGAAAAAGATGTAACGGTTGAAGAAGTAAACAACGCTTTCCGTAAAGCAGCTGAAGGATCAATGAACGGCATCCTTCGTTTCACTACAGAACCGCTTGTATCGATCGACTTCAACACGACAACAGAATCTGCCACACTTGACGGACTTTCAACAATAGTCATGGGCGACCGTAAAATCAAAGTACTTGCTTGGTACGACAACGAATGGGGCTATTCCGCACGCGTAGTGGAATTAGCAAAAAAAGTGGCTGCTGCTTTAGCAGACAAAGTAACTTCTTAA
- the hflK gene encoding FtsH protease activity modulator HflK, protein MGTKRILVSLGLAVTGLLLLLIVFTTWYTVDESEQAVVISFGQAGAPITDSGLHFKLPWPIQRAEILSKETYSIHFGYKQDKSGEIVDKETKMITGDEYIVLTDLTVQWRIVDPKKYLFNAEEPIEILRDAASASIRSIIGSSTIDAALTDGKAEIEAKTRDLLTSLVKKYDIGIAVQGVKLQDVELPNAEVRAAFTAVTDARETKNTKINEAKKYENKRTKEAIGERDAIKSQAQGKKTARIEQARGDVAVFSDLYNEYAKNKEITRERLILETLEQVLPKANLYIMNDSGETMKYLPLQQLQKTQAGESEETDKSAAKGGKAS, encoded by the coding sequence ATGGGCACAAAAAGAATCTTAGTGTCACTCGGTTTAGCGGTCACGGGACTATTGCTTTTATTGATCGTATTTACTACGTGGTATACCGTGGACGAATCTGAACAGGCTGTCGTCATTTCATTTGGGCAGGCCGGGGCACCAATTACCGACTCAGGTCTTCATTTCAAACTGCCGTGGCCAATTCAGCGGGCAGAAATTTTATCAAAGGAAACGTACAGTATACACTTCGGTTACAAGCAAGATAAGTCGGGGGAGATTGTCGATAAAGAAACGAAGATGATCACAGGTGACGAATATATTGTCCTGACCGATCTGACAGTCCAATGGCGTATTGTGGATCCGAAGAAATACTTATTCAATGCGGAAGAACCAATTGAAATATTACGCGACGCCGCATCCGCTTCCATTCGATCCATCATTGGAAGCTCTACCATTGATGCCGCACTGACAGACGGCAAGGCGGAGATTGAAGCGAAGACACGCGACCTATTAACAAGTTTAGTAAAGAAATATGATATCGGTATCGCTGTGCAGGGTGTCAAGCTTCAGGACGTGGAACTGCCGAATGCCGAAGTGCGTGCAGCGTTTACTGCTGTTACAGATGCGCGTGAAACAAAAAATACGAAAATTAACGAAGCAAAGAAATACGAGAACAAGCGCACGAAAGAAGCAATCGGTGAACGGGACGCAATTAAATCCCAGGCTCAGGGGAAAAAGACAGCACGTATTGAGCAGGCCCGCGGAGATGTTGCGGTATTCAGTGATCTGTATAATGAATACGCAAAGAACAAAGAAATCACAAGGGAACGTCTGATTTTGGAAACACTTGAACAAGTGCTGCCAAAAGCCAATCTTTATATTATGAATGACAGCGGCGAGACGATGAAGTATTTGCCGCTCCAGCAGCTGCAGAAAACGCAGGCAGGCGAATCGGAAGAAACGGATAAGTCAGCCGCGAAAGGAGGGAAAGCTTCATGA
- the coaE gene encoding dephospho-CoA kinase (Dephospho-CoA kinase (CoaE) performs the final step in coenzyme A biosynthesis.), giving the protein MIIGLTGSIASGKSTVANMLREKGYPIVDADVIAREVVEPGSPLLDQIAQAFGKHVLHQDGTLNREQLGAIVFGDEEKRKQLNELMHPAIRGRMVSQKEDYLKQGFQTVIMDIPLLFESKLYDYVEKILVVSVTKEQQKQRLMARNGLTEAEADARIASQLDMRSKEQGADKVIYNNGTVEESRIQLEKILDDWQAMPR; this is encoded by the coding sequence ATGATCATCGGGTTGACGGGCAGTATTGCAAGCGGAAAAAGTACGGTGGCAAATATGCTTCGCGAAAAAGGTTACCCTATTGTAGACGCAGATGTAATTGCCAGAGAAGTGGTAGAGCCGGGCAGCCCGCTTCTTGATCAGATTGCGCAGGCGTTCGGCAAACATGTGCTGCATCAAGACGGAACGCTTAACAGAGAGCAGCTTGGCGCCATTGTCTTTGGTGACGAAGAAAAACGCAAACAGTTGAACGAATTAATGCATCCGGCGATCAGAGGCAGAATGGTCAGTCAGAAAGAGGACTACCTGAAGCAAGGCTTTCAAACCGTCATTATGGACATCCCGTTACTCTTTGAAAGCAAATTGTATGACTACGTCGAGAAAATTCTCGTCGTTTCTGTGACAAAAGAACAGCAAAAGCAGCGCCTGATGGCACGCAACGGACTGACTGAAGCGGAAGCGGACGCAAGAATTGCTTCGCAGCTTGACATGCGCAGTAAGGAACAAGGGGCTGACAAAGTTATTTATAACAACGGAACGGTTGAAGAGTCGCGAATCCAGCTGGAAAAAATCCTTGATGACTGGCAAGCTATGCCCCGATAA
- the mutM gene encoding bifunctional DNA-formamidopyrimidine glycosylase/DNA-(apurinic or apyrimidinic site) lyase, whose product MPELPEVEGVVRDLAPLVEGRTVKQLSVSDTVVTSKLAGKETIIKGKTVEDFLQGMEQMHIEKIVRRSKYIYFHLLKDSRPHLLVSHLGMTGAWFVVNSPDDITEDKFRKHAHIFLEMEDGGLLVYSDIRRFGEMRLLQSEEDFPPLLDMAPEPFAEEALEHFLSMAESPKYKKKPIKEVIMDGKVISGCGNIYATEALFHMKIHPGRAAERISRKRKILLFEEIVRVLQESIDAGGSTISDYRSVNGNAGTMQDRLHMYGKKICTVCGKPTKSRQIAGRTSVYCPACQK is encoded by the coding sequence ATGCCGGAACTGCCGGAAGTAGAAGGAGTGGTGCGGGATCTCGCACCGCTTGTGGAAGGACGGACGGTCAAACAGCTTTCAGTCTCGGATACCGTTGTGACGTCAAAATTAGCAGGAAAAGAAACAATCATTAAAGGCAAAACAGTGGAGGACTTTCTTCAGGGGATGGAGCAGATGCACATCGAGAAGATTGTCCGGCGCAGTAAATATATTTATTTTCATTTATTGAAAGACAGCCGTCCGCATTTGCTCGTCAGCCATTTAGGCATGACGGGCGCGTGGTTCGTCGTCAATTCTCCCGATGACATTACAGAAGACAAGTTTCGTAAACATGCCCATATTTTTTTGGAGATGGAAGACGGCGGTCTGCTCGTCTATTCGGACATACGCAGATTTGGCGAGATGCGTCTTTTACAGTCAGAAGAAGATTTTCCGCCGTTGCTGGATATGGCGCCGGAACCGTTTGCCGAAGAGGCGCTGGAACATTTTCTGTCTATGGCAGAATCGCCGAAATATAAAAAGAAGCCAATTAAAGAAGTGATTATGGACGGAAAAGTTATTTCAGGCTGCGGCAATATCTATGCGACGGAAGCTTTATTCCATATGAAAATTCATCCGGGGCGAGCGGCAGAACGAATCAGCAGAAAGCGGAAAATCCTGCTATTTGAAGAAATCGTGCGCGTGCTGCAGGAGAGCATTGATGCGGGAGGCAGTACGATATCAGATTACCGTTCGGTCAACGGCAATGCGGGAACGATGCAAGACCGATTGCATATGTATGGAAAAAAGATCTGTACTGTCTGCGGTAAGCCGACAAAGAGCAGGCAGATTGCGGGCAGGACATCTGTCTATTGCCCTGCTTGCCAAAAATAA
- the dnaI gene encoding primosomal protein DnaI: protein MERIGDAMKRVVNAPSLTKKYEELRSEVLEDPAVQQFIGEHADEVNTEVVDRSLGKLYEFTTASHACERCPNLAGCINVMKGFEPKLVISQRLIDLDYVVCPTKQLEDERRNVSKMVSSMYMPKEVMEARLADVNFTSENSRVIVIRAAKDFLNHIDSTGEVPDRGFYLFGNFGIGKSFILGALANELATRRIQTVVVYVPEFLREMKQSIQNQTLDEKVEFVKRAPVLMLDDIGAETMSTWTRDEVLGTILQYRMAEKLPVFFTSNFDYDELEYHLTTSQRGEKEPIKAARIMERIRMVSKPFRLEGENWRD from the coding sequence ATGGAACGAATTGGTGACGCGATGAAACGGGTAGTCAATGCCCCTTCATTAACAAAAAAATATGAGGAGCTTCGAAGTGAAGTGTTGGAAGATCCGGCTGTCCAACAATTTATCGGTGAGCATGCGGATGAAGTGAATACAGAAGTCGTGGACCGAAGCCTCGGGAAGCTGTATGAATTCACAACAGCATCCCATGCATGTGAACGCTGTCCAAATCTTGCAGGCTGCATTAACGTCATGAAAGGCTTTGAACCTAAATTGGTGATCTCACAGCGCCTGATTGACCTTGACTACGTCGTCTGTCCAACGAAGCAGCTGGAAGACGAACGGCGCAATGTCTCTAAAATGGTCAGCAGCATGTATATGCCAAAAGAGGTAATGGAGGCGCGGTTGGCGGACGTCAATTTCACGTCAGAAAATAGCCGTGTCATCGTCATACGCGCAGCGAAAGACTTCCTGAATCATATCGATTCAACAGGAGAAGTGCCGGATCGCGGCTTCTATTTGTTCGGAAACTTTGGCATTGGAAAATCCTTTATTTTAGGTGCGTTAGCGAATGAATTGGCGACGAGACGGATTCAGACAGTAGTTGTTTATGTGCCGGAGTTTTTACGTGAAATGAAACAATCCATACAAAACCAGACGCTGGACGAAAAAGTGGAGTTTGTAAAACGCGCTCCTGTGCTCATGCTCGATGATATTGGGGCAGAAACGATGTCAACATGGACGCGTGATGAAGTGCTTGGCACGATACTGCAGTATCGTATGGCAGAAAAACTGCCGGTCTTTTTTACTTCCAACTTTGATTATGATGAACTGGAATATCATCTCACTACAAGCCAGCGCGGCGAAAAAGAGCCAATTAAGGCTGCCCGGATAATGGAAAGAATCCGTATGGTCAGCAAACCTTTCAGACTGGAAGGAGAAAATTGGCGGGATTGA
- the nrdR gene encoding transcriptional regulator NrdR, giving the protein MLCPACHYNGTRVIDSRPAEENRSIRRRRECEKCTFRFTTFEKVEHSPLVVVKKDKTREEFSGEKLLRGLIRACEKRAVPIEELKDIVTSIEKELRSSGNVEIDSEQVGEMVMERLVDVDEVAYVRFASVYRHYKDITVFIDELQQLQNRKDHEE; this is encoded by the coding sequence ATGTTATGTCCAGCTTGTCACTACAACGGAACACGTGTAATCGATTCACGGCCGGCCGAAGAAAACCGTTCCATTCGAAGAAGACGTGAATGTGAGAAATGTACTTTTCGTTTCACGACATTTGAAAAAGTAGAACATTCTCCATTAGTCGTCGTGAAGAAGGATAAGACACGGGAAGAATTCAGCGGCGAAAAATTATTGCGGGGCTTGATCCGGGCCTGTGAAAAACGTGCAGTTCCGATTGAAGAACTAAAAGATATTGTCACTTCTATTGAAAAAGAACTGAGAAGCTCGGGAAATGTTGAAATAGACTCCGAACAAGTCGGAGAGATGGTAATGGAACGTTTAGTGGATGTCGATGAAGTTGCTTATGTGCGCTTTGCTTCCGTCTATCGGCATTACAAAGACATCACCGTCTTTATAGATGAACTGCAGCAGCTGCAGAACAGAAAAGATCATGAAGAGTAA
- the hflC gene encoding protease modulator HflC, whose amino-acid sequence MSNEQNPFKKIEDALKKMSETDQKKKVQKPAETGPDSKVTPMRPKKAADIKRHTKLIITLTAIFALLAILLSNLFIVKENEYRIIRQFGEITRIVQEPGINMKIPFIQSVSSLPKNQMTYNVSEAEINTKDKKRIIIDNYAVWHITDPAKMIANARNIVNAEARMEEFIYSVVRNEMGRLDYVNVVNDEDSSRGSLNDNVTEKVNKFLEEGNFGIEVVDVRMKRIDLPEENEQSIYTRMISERESTAQSYLSEGDAEKQKIEAETDREVQEMLAKAKREAAVVTAQGEAEAAKIYNNAFSKDPEFYKLYRTLQSYSKVVDDETMIILPADSPYAKLLTGNTQ is encoded by the coding sequence ATGAGCAACGAACAGAACCCCTTCAAGAAAATAGAAGATGCGTTAAAGAAAATGAGCGAAACGGATCAAAAGAAAAAAGTGCAAAAGCCGGCAGAAACCGGGCCGGACTCAAAAGTCACGCCAATGAGACCGAAAAAGGCGGCGGATATTAAACGCCATACGAAGTTAATTATCACGCTGACAGCGATCTTTGCCCTATTGGCCATTCTGCTGTCCAACTTATTCATCGTCAAAGAGAATGAGTACCGGATCATCCGTCAATTCGGTGAAATTACAAGAATTGTGCAGGAGCCGGGTATCAATATGAAAATACCATTCATTCAAAGTGTTTCTTCACTGCCGAAAAATCAAATGACATACAATGTCTCGGAAGCAGAAATCAATACGAAAGACAAGAAGCGGATTATTATCGATAACTATGCGGTATGGCATATTACGGACCCCGCTAAAATGATTGCCAACGCTAGGAATATCGTGAATGCAGAAGCGAGAATGGAAGAGTTCATCTATTCGGTTGTCCGCAATGAGATGGGGCGGCTTGATTACGTGAATGTCGTCAATGACGAAGACTCTTCCCGTGGTAGCTTGAACGATAATGTGACGGAAAAAGTAAATAAGTTTTTGGAAGAAGGAAACTTCGGGATTGAAGTAGTCGATGTGCGCATGAAGCGTATTGACTTGCCTGAAGAAAACGAACAATCCATTTACACGCGGATGATTTCGGAGCGTGAGTCCACTGCTCAGTCGTATCTGTCAGAAGGCGATGCGGAAAAGCAGAAAATTGAAGCAGAAACAGACCGGGAAGTTCAGGAAATGCTTGCGAAAGCAAAGAGAGAAGCGGCGGTTGTAACGGCACAGGGTGAAGCCGAAGCTGCAAAAATTTATAATAATGCATTTTCTAAAGACCCGGAGTTTTACAAACTGTACAGAACACTTCAATCGTACTCGAAAGTCGTAGATGACGAAACGATGATCATTCTGCCGGCAGATTCACCATATGCCAAGCTGTTAACGGGCAATACACAGTAA